The Pedobacter roseus genome contains a region encoding:
- a CDS encoding oxidoreductase, producing MKKVWFITGSSRGLGRSLTAQVLAKGDMVAATARNTEALKDLVEKYRDQVLPITLDVTDYNQVNLAVEAAIEHFGKIDVLVNNAGFGIIGAAEAFTEKQVRSQLETNLYAPIEITRAVLPFMRKQLSGRILQISSVGGRVGNAGLSMYQAAKFGLGGFTEALAKEVVDLGIYVTSVEPGGFRTDWAGDSMTYAPAVEGYENSVEKRSDFFKSGNFVPMGDPEKAAKVMIDLVESPEPPVHLVLGSEAIGLLKQADAARTAEMEKWMEVSLSTDHDEAENFLATDLGKSFIKK from the coding sequence ATGAAAAAAGTTTGGTTTATAACAGGTAGCTCCCGTGGATTGGGACGTAGCCTAACCGCACAGGTATTGGCAAAAGGAGATATGGTTGCTGCAACAGCAAGAAATACCGAAGCCTTAAAAGATTTGGTAGAAAAATATCGTGATCAGGTTTTGCCAATCACTTTAGATGTTACCGATTACAATCAGGTTAATTTAGCGGTAGAGGCTGCCATAGAACATTTTGGTAAAATAGATGTATTGGTAAATAATGCGGGTTTTGGAATTATAGGTGCTGCCGAAGCTTTTACTGAAAAACAGGTGCGCAGTCAATTGGAGACTAATTTATATGCGCCGATTGAGATTACCCGTGCTGTATTGCCATTTATGCGCAAACAACTTTCGGGCAGGATTTTGCAGATCAGTTCGGTAGGTGGCCGTGTGGGCAATGCAGGATTGAGCATGTATCAGGCCGCAAAATTTGGTTTAGGTGGCTTTACCGAAGCTTTGGCAAAAGAGGTGGTAGATTTAGGTATTTATGTTACCAGTGTAGAGCCAGGTGGTTTCCGTACCGATTGGGCTGGCGATTCAATGACTTATGCACCTGCGGTGGAAGGTTATGAAAATTCGGTCGAAAAACGTTCTGATTTCTTTAAAAGCGGCAATTTTGTGCCAATGGGCGATCCGGAAAAGGCTGCAAAAGTTATGATTGATCTGGTAGAAAGCCCTGAGCCACCCGTACATTTGGTATTGGGAAGCGAGGCCATTGGCTTACTGAAACAAGCCGATGCTGCAAGAACTGCCGAAATGGAAAAATGGATGGAAGTGAGTTTATCAACCGATCATGATGAAGCAGAGAATTTTTTAGCCACTGATCTGGGAAAATCTTTTATAAAGAAGTAA
- a CDS encoding discoidin domain-containing protein codes for MKKIAFYACILLAALSTACRKNQIAENQEISPTLKNKSSLVNPNLITQTHNLNLIYFVPNDLDTLAGFRKRLGDLMIWGQNWYKSEMQRNGYGAKSFGLLPDTSNGLVKIILIRGSLPKSSYPYSGGSGAVASEINAYFAAHPTEKTSEHTLVIIPRYSFQADGTPSGGPFYGTGRWCYALDYEGMDIKNLGKTDTEGNRFSVWFGGMMHELGHGLNLPHNCQKVSENSTLGMALMWAGNGTLGKSPTFLTATDAAILNVNQIFNNDNKTYYGAVTASVDKIHASYSSTKGAIVVSGKYSASVKVNSIVYYNDPNVNNEGTGVNHDYNATTWESKSIGLDSFYVEMPISDLQYKSDGIPYELKVKLVHENGTVTETVYNYTFASGIPVLTFSTQNELSKTGWSIASFSSEETSGEGTVNGRASKLIDGSSATYWHSRWSSSATSYPHTIVVDLGSLKTANGLSLTQRSGLSRAVKNFQVLTSTDGINFTSVNNYVAANTNGAQYFSFGTPKSLRYFKIIANSAYDGLQFAALAELGLY; via the coding sequence ATGAAAAAAATTGCCTTTTATGCCTGCATATTGCTTGCAGCGCTTAGCACGGCCTGTCGGAAAAACCAGATCGCAGAAAATCAGGAAATTTCGCCGACGTTAAAGAACAAATCCTCATTGGTAAACCCTAATCTGATTACACAAACACACAACCTTAACCTGATCTATTTTGTGCCTAACGACCTGGATACACTGGCAGGTTTCAGAAAAAGATTAGGTGATTTAATGATCTGGGGCCAAAATTGGTACAAAAGTGAAATGCAGCGCAATGGATATGGTGCCAAATCTTTTGGTTTATTGCCTGATACCAGTAACGGTTTAGTGAAAATTATCCTGATAAGGGGGAGCCTGCCAAAAAGCAGTTATCCTTATTCGGGCGGAAGCGGTGCAGTAGCCAGCGAGATCAACGCTTATTTTGCTGCCCACCCTACTGAAAAAACCAGCGAACATACTTTAGTTATCATTCCAAGATACAGTTTCCAGGCCGATGGCACACCAAGCGGCGGTCCTTTTTATGGAACAGGCAGATGGTGTTATGCACTCGATTATGAAGGTATGGACATTAAGAACCTTGGAAAAACGGATACAGAAGGTAACCGTTTTAGCGTATGGTTTGGTGGCATGATGCACGAACTGGGGCATGGTTTAAACTTACCACACAATTGCCAAAAAGTATCAGAAAATTCAACACTCGGTATGGCTTTAATGTGGGCAGGTAACGGAACGCTTGGTAAATCTCCAACCTTTTTAACCGCTACCGATGCTGCAATTTTAAATGTGAACCAGATTTTCAATAATGATAATAAAACCTACTATGGTGCAGTTACTGCATCTGTTGATAAAATACATGCGAGTTATTCATCAACCAAAGGTGCCATAGTTGTTTCAGGAAAATATTCTGCCAGTGTAAAGGTAAACAGCATTGTATACTATAACGATCCGAACGTAAATAATGAAGGTACCGGCGTAAATCACGATTATAATGCTACTACCTGGGAATCTAAATCAATAGGTTTGGATAGCTTTTATGTCGAAATGCCTATTTCTGATCTGCAATACAAATCTGACGGCATTCCTTACGAATTAAAGGTAAAACTGGTGCACGAAAATGGAACAGTAACCGAAACCGTATATAATTATACTTTCGCCAGCGGAATACCTGTTTTAACTTTTAGCACCCAGAACGAATTAAGCAAAACCGGCTGGTCTATTGCCTCTTTCAGCTCTGAAGAAACCAGTGGCGAGGGCACGGTAAACGGAAGGGCGAGTAAATTAATTGATGGCAGCTCTGCAACCTACTGGCATTCGAGGTGGAGCAGTTCTGCAACCAGCTATCCACATACCATTGTGGTGGATCTCGGCTCACTTAAAACAGCAAATGGGTTAAGTTTAACCCAGCGCAGTGGCTTATCAAGGGCAGTTAAAAATTTCCAGGTATTAACCAGTACCGATGGTATTAATTTTACTTCGGTAAACAATTATGTAGCCGCCAATACGAATGGCGCGCAATATTTTAGCTTTGGTACGCCAAAATCGTTAAGATATTTTAAAATCATTGCTAATTCAGCTTACGATGGACTGCAGTTTGCAGCGCTTGCTGAGCTGGGATTATATTAA
- a CDS encoding GNAT family N-acetyltransferase, with protein sequence MEYVLDNPIYHALNSGHAHLAKGVDTVKYYIEDITAFAGLKDNSQEDLDTLYQISPPESLFVFFAKTPVKIPEQWKLLTHIDMFQFIFRGTKVPDTDGAELTDLDFEHVAEMIDLVELTKPGPFLAKTIELNNYTGVFVNGKLASMAGHRFFPSPYREVSAVCTHPDHLGKGYSFKILQEQIKRILLRNEIPFLHVRNDNEAAIKLYQKLGFEIRTDMIAYVIKKEAL encoded by the coding sequence ATGGAATACGTATTGGATAATCCCATTTATCATGCCTTAAATTCTGGCCATGCTCACCTGGCAAAAGGTGTTGATACGGTAAAATATTATATCGAAGATATTACGGCCTTTGCCGGGTTAAAAGATAATTCGCAGGAGGATTTAGATACGCTTTATCAGATCAGTCCTCCTGAAAGCCTTTTTGTTTTTTTCGCAAAAACACCAGTCAAAATTCCTGAACAGTGGAAATTATTGACGCATATTGATATGTTCCAGTTTATTTTTCGGGGCACAAAAGTTCCCGATACAGATGGAGCCGAACTCACAGATCTTGATTTTGAACATGTTGCCGAAATGATTGATCTTGTGGAATTGACTAAACCAGGGCCTTTCCTTGCTAAAACGATCGAATTGAACAATTATACCGGCGTATTTGTTAACGGTAAACTCGCATCTATGGCTGGTCACCGCTTTTTCCCCAGCCCCTACCGCGAGGTAAGCGCGGTTTGTACCCATCCCGATCATTTGGGGAAAGGCTATTCCTTTAAGATCCTGCAGGAACAGATTAAGCGCATATTGCTCCGCAACGAAATCCCTTTTCTGCATGTAAGGAACGATAATGAGGCTGCCATCAAACTCTATCAGAAACTGGGTTTCGAAATCAGGACCGATATGATTGCTTATGTGATCAAAAAAGAGGCTTTATAG
- a CDS encoding MFS transporter — protein MKISTFNAFKSRNYRLYFGGQSISLIGTWMQKTAVSWVIYSETHSKFMLGLTLFASLFPSFIFSFLGGVASDRYNRYKLLLITQIASMIQAVLLTLLIFFRHYSVWEIIALSALLGLINAFDVPARQSLVYEMVDDKADLPNALALNSSMVNLSRLIGPGLAGLALEKFGDDICFGLNAVSFIAVIGSLLMMKLPKYMAKPGTKNVVEELKEGFAYIKKTPSISIILMMLALISLTVLPFSTLIPVYAKDIFKGTASTFGVIDSVIGLGAFSGAIFLASLKPGRNLRKILAINTLIFGLSLILFSHTTYYPIALVFATISGFGMMSQITISNTLIQTTVDPSMRGRVISFYAMAFFGMQPLGGLLVGGISQWIGTPDTVLLEGAIALIIGAFLYRRLRKEEIKNTSIKPEINQLELEKV, from the coding sequence ATGAAAATCAGCACATTTAATGCCTTTAAAAGCCGGAACTACAGGTTATATTTCGGCGGCCAGTCTATTTCGCTAATCGGCACCTGGATGCAGAAAACTGCCGTAAGCTGGGTAATTTATTCCGAAACGCATTCTAAATTTATGTTGGGCTTAACGCTTTTTGCCAGCCTGTTCCCTTCATTTATCTTTTCTTTTTTGGGCGGCGTGGCTTCCGACCGTTATAATCGCTACAAATTATTGTTGATCACGCAAATCGCCTCAATGATACAGGCGGTATTGTTAACCTTGTTGATTTTTTTCAGGCACTACTCCGTATGGGAAATTATTGCTTTAAGTGCTTTATTAGGGCTGATCAATGCTTTTGACGTTCCGGCAAGGCAATCGCTGGTTTACGAAATGGTTGATGATAAAGCCGATCTGCCCAATGCCCTGGCACTAAACTCATCGATGGTAAATTTATCAAGGTTAATTGGCCCGGGTTTAGCAGGACTAGCGTTAGAAAAATTTGGCGACGACATCTGTTTTGGGTTAAATGCGGTAAGTTTTATCGCAGTTATCGGTTCGTTATTAATGATGAAACTGCCAAAATACATGGCCAAGCCGGGCACTAAAAATGTAGTGGAAGAACTGAAAGAAGGTTTTGCCTATATCAAAAAAACACCTTCCATCAGCATTATTTTGATGATGCTGGCGCTGATCAGTTTAACCGTTTTACCCTTCAGTACGTTAATTCCGGTTTATGCAAAAGATATATTTAAAGGCACCGCTTCCACTTTCGGCGTAATTGACAGTGTAATCGGTTTAGGTGCCTTTTCGGGTGCAATTTTTCTGGCTTCGCTAAAACCAGGAAGAAATCTTCGAAAAATACTGGCCATCAATACGCTGATTTTCGGTTTGAGCCTTATTTTATTTTCACACACCACCTACTACCCCATCGCATTGGTTTTTGCGACCATTTCTGGCTTCGGCATGATGTCGCAGATTACCATTAGCAATACCCTGATCCAAACGACTGTTGATCCATCAATGCGTGGCCGGGTAATCAGTTTTTATGCCATGGCCTTTTTTGGTATGCAACCACTGGGCGGATTGCTCGTTGGCGGCATCTCACAATGGATCGGCACACCTGATACCGTTTTATTGGAAGGTGCAATTGCCCTCATCATTGGCGCATTTTTATACCGGAGACTCCGGAAAGAAGAAATCAAAAACACGTCCATCAAACCAGAAATTAACCAGCTCGAATTAGAAAAAGTTTAA
- a CDS encoding winged helix-turn-helix transcriptional regulator, with protein MGPAKEHRSKEACTASLNAVKDALYVLNGKWKLPLIISLQEGPKRFNEIQKSVGEITPKILSKELKDLELNEFVVRKVFSTTPVTVTYELTPYSESLDKVINELREWGLKHRERLVKNRKTEPILEAMSA; from the coding sequence ATGGGACCAGCAAAAGAACACCGTAGTAAAGAGGCTTGTACAGCCAGCTTAAATGCTGTAAAAGATGCACTTTATGTATTAAATGGTAAGTGGAAACTGCCTTTAATCATCTCTTTACAGGAAGGGCCGAAACGGTTTAATGAAATCCAGAAGTCGGTGGGAGAAATTACACCAAAAATTTTATCAAAAGAACTAAAGGATTTAGAATTGAATGAGTTTGTAGTGCGCAAGGTATTTTCTACTACACCAGTTACGGTAACTTATGAACTAACGCCTTACAGCGAATCGCTGGATAAGGTAATTAATGAGTTGAGGGAATGGGGCTTAAAACACCGCGAAAGATTGGTAAAAAACAGGAAAACTGAGCCCATTTTAGAGGCGATGAGTGCTTAA
- a CDS encoding CDGSH iron-sulfur domain-containing protein, translated as MSKTKLTINNNGSVKIEGDFEIVDRNGNVYGLQGREVLSICRCGLSKNKPFCDGAHNGHFEHEAIAFDLPPKKV; from the coding sequence ATGTCTAAAACAAAACTTACCATTAACAATAACGGCTCTGTTAAAATTGAGGGCGATTTCGAAATTGTAGATAGAAACGGAAACGTTTATGGCTTACAGGGCAGAGAAGTACTTTCTATCTGCCGTTGCGGTTTATCTAAAAACAAACCTTTTTGCGATGGTGCACACAATGGCCATTTCGAACATGAGGCAATCGCATTCGATCTTCCTCCTAAAAAAGTTTAA
- a CDS encoding isochorismatase family protein translates to MLIDLQKGILQFPVAKPVNEILEKAAALVSAFRKANLPVVVVNVDPTKSLLNNLRTDANAKFTSFPSEWFEIAPEIKTIEGDIFITKNAWNAFTNPNLDIELKKRGITGIVLAGISTSVGVEGTARAASEHGYNITFAEDAIADTNIDAHEHSVKRIFPRLGEVGETDKIIEVLAAHV, encoded by the coding sequence GTGCTCATCGATCTTCAGAAAGGGATTTTACAGTTTCCAGTCGCAAAACCTGTTAACGAAATTTTGGAAAAGGCCGCAGCATTAGTTTCGGCATTTCGCAAGGCAAATCTGCCTGTTGTAGTGGTAAATGTTGATCCTACAAAATCTCTGCTCAATAATTTACGCACTGATGCCAATGCAAAATTCACCAGTTTTCCATCGGAATGGTTCGAAATTGCTCCAGAAATTAAAACCATTGAAGGTGATATTTTCATCACCAAAAATGCATGGAACGCTTTTACAAACCCCAATCTGGATATTGAATTAAAAAAAAGAGGCATTACAGGAATTGTTTTGGCCGGTATTTCTACCAGTGTGGGTGTTGAAGGAACCGCAAGGGCAGCCAGTGAGCATGGATATAACATTACTTTCGCCGAGGACGCCATAGCAGATACCAATATCGATGCGCACGAACATAGCGTAAAACGTATTTTCCCGAGGTTGGGAGAAGTTGGTGAAACGGATAAGATTATTGAAGTATTGGCGGCCCACGTGTAA
- a CDS encoding helix-turn-helix domain-containing protein yields the protein MPNQVKRPDIMFSCYAQKSSEGEQFIPSHSLGLVIAGTSEIFIGGEKFTFSDGDFRFFRRNQLARYTKYPPAGGEFKSISITIDQEILHSISSEYNLQMEKPNHNLKGLALESNSLLKNYIDSIWPYLDGNNASNQALVDLKIKEAVMILLQTNPILKDVLFDFSEPGKIDLEAYMNANYKFNVDINRFAYLTGRSLATFKRDFEKTFNLSPNRWLQKKRLNDAYYLITEKGWKSSDVYLEVGFKDLSHFSFAFKKAFGMAPSRVGI from the coding sequence ATGCCAAATCAAGTCAAACGTCCAGATATCATGTTTTCCTGTTATGCCCAAAAAAGCAGCGAAGGTGAACAGTTTATCCCCAGCCATTCGTTAGGATTGGTGATTGCGGGTACTTCGGAGATATTTATAGGCGGAGAGAAATTTACATTTTCGGATGGCGATTTCAGGTTTTTCAGGCGTAACCAGTTAGCAAGATATACCAAATATCCGCCAGCAGGTGGGGAGTTTAAATCCATCAGTATCACCATTGATCAGGAGATTCTGCACAGCATCAGCAGCGAATATAACCTGCAAATGGAAAAGCCCAACCATAACCTTAAAGGTTTGGCACTCGAAAGTAACAGTTTATTAAAAAACTACATCGATTCGATATGGCCTTATCTCGACGGAAATAATGCATCCAACCAGGCTTTGGTTGATTTAAAAATTAAAGAGGCTGTAATGATCCTGTTGCAGACCAACCCCATACTAAAAGATGTGCTTTTCGATTTCTCGGAACCCGGAAAAATTGATCTGGAAGCATACATGAATGCCAATTACAAATTCAACGTAGATATTAACCGTTTTGCTTATTTAACGGGGAGAAGTTTAGCTACATTTAAAAGAGATTTTGAGAAAACTTTTAACCTTTCACCTAACCGCTGGTTACAGAAAAAGCGGTTGAACGATGCTTATTACCTGATTACAGAAAAAGGCTGGAAATCGTCGGATGTATATCTGGAAGTGGGTTTTAAAGACCTTTCTCATTTTTCATTTGCTTTTAAAAAAGCCTTTGGAATGGCGCCATCGCGGGTGGGCATTTAA
- a CDS encoding MarR family winged helix-turn-helix transcriptional regulator has protein sequence MSTKNSHNIAAQLRPVLTRLVRKMRKLSPIDTPLSQTERAVLVSLENQSLLSAELAVIEKITPQSMGQVITHLNSLGLIEKTPSATDKRKVYLSISTLGKEMIQQVRNERDEWLSKAISEVCTAQEQEILKAAIGPMAKLVEF, from the coding sequence ATGAGTACGAAAAATAGTCATAATATCGCTGCACAACTTCGCCCTGTTTTAACCAGGCTGGTGCGAAAGATGCGAAAACTTTCGCCCATCGATACCCCGTTATCGCAAACCGAAAGAGCAGTGTTGGTCTCCTTAGAAAACCAAAGCCTTTTATCGGCAGAGCTTGCTGTGATCGAAAAAATAACGCCGCAATCAATGGGACAGGTGATTACACATTTAAATTCACTTGGCCTGATTGAAAAAACCCCATCAGCAACCGATAAACGTAAGGTGTATCTTTCCATTTCAACATTAGGAAAGGAAATGATCCAGCAGGTGCGGAATGAGCGCGATGAATGGCTAAGCAAGGCTATTTCTGAGGTTTGCACTGCCCAGGAACAGGAAATTTTAAAAGCAGCAATTGGTCCGATGGCTAAACTTGTTGAATTTTAA
- a CDS encoding arylsulfatase gives MMRTFTKYSALFLIVSIGILTAFTNTPKPKKVVDKRPNIIVILADDLGFSDIGCYGGEIKTPNIDYLASEGVRFKNFYNTSRCCPTRAALLTGLYNHNAGIGEMTTDRNIEGYRGAITKNTVTLAEVLKDAGYRTAMSGKWHVSNTIEQPTPQAQLDWLNHKTSFPLFSPIDQYPTSRGFEKFFGTLWGVVDFFDPFSLVSGTTPIKDVPKDYYHTDAINDTAATYIREFSKGNKPFFLYVAENAPHWPLQAKPEDIAKYKDTYKVGWDAIREARYKKMVSMGLIDPKTAPLSLRKSTMKWEDNPTKAFDEMAMAVHAAMIDRMDQGVGRIIKTLKETNQLDNTLIIFLSDNGASPEDAMRYGPGFDRPSETRAGDKIVYPIYKKVMPGPQTSYTSIGPIWANVANTPYQLAKAQSYEGGVHTPMIAFWPKGITAKRGSYTDQVGHVMDFMTTFVELANAKYPEKYKGNSIKPMQGLSLVPALKGKVSNGHEILFNEHFNASFVRAGDWKMVNLSDDSTWHLYNIKSDRTELNDVAAQHPDKVKELTAKWQALAKENHVLPKR, from the coding sequence ATGATGCGCACATTTACCAAATATTCAGCCCTGTTTTTAATCGTTTCGATTGGCATTTTAACCGCTTTTACCAATACACCTAAACCTAAAAAAGTGGTGGATAAAAGGCCAAATATCATTGTAATCCTGGCCGACGATCTGGGTTTTTCTGATATCGGTTGTTATGGAGGAGAAATTAAAACACCCAATATTGATTACCTCGCCAGCGAAGGGGTACGGTTTAAAAACTTTTACAATACCTCTCGCTGTTGCCCTACCCGTGCCGCATTATTAACAGGGCTTTACAACCATAATGCCGGCATCGGCGAAATGACAACCGACCGGAATATAGAAGGATATCGCGGCGCCATCACCAAAAATACGGTAACGTTGGCCGAGGTGTTAAAAGATGCTGGCTACAGAACAGCAATGTCGGGCAAATGGCATGTTTCCAATACCATCGAGCAGCCCACACCACAGGCACAGTTGGATTGGCTGAATCATAAAACTTCTTTCCCGTTATTTTCTCCGATAGATCAATATCCAACCAGCAGGGGTTTTGAAAAATTCTTCGGCACACTCTGGGGTGTAGTCGATTTTTTTGATCCTTTTAGTCTGGTAAGTGGTACCACCCCCATTAAAGACGTGCCCAAAGATTATTACCATACCGATGCGATTAATGATACGGCTGCCACCTACATCCGCGAATTTAGTAAAGGTAATAAACCTTTTTTCCTTTATGTTGCCGAAAACGCCCCTCATTGGCCATTACAGGCAAAACCCGAAGACATTGCTAAATATAAAGATACTTACAAAGTGGGCTGGGATGCCATCCGGGAAGCGAGATACAAAAAGATGGTATCGATGGGATTGATTGACCCTAAAACAGCTCCATTATCTCTACGGAAATCAACCATGAAATGGGAAGATAACCCAACAAAAGCTTTTGATGAAATGGCGATGGCCGTACATGCAGCCATGATCGATCGTATGGACCAGGGCGTTGGCCGGATCATTAAAACCTTGAAAGAAACCAATCAACTGGATAATACACTGATCATCTTTTTAAGTGACAATGGTGCAAGCCCCGAAGATGCCATGCGGTACGGGCCAGGTTTTGATCGCCCTAGTGAAACCAGGGCAGGCGATAAAATAGTCTATCCGATATATAAAAAGGTAATGCCGGGTCCGCAGACGAGTTATACTTCCATCGGACCGATCTGGGCAAATGTAGCCAATACTCCTTATCAACTGGCAAAAGCGCAATCTTATGAAGGTGGTGTACATACACCAATGATTGCTTTCTGGCCAAAAGGAATAACTGCAAAAAGAGGAAGTTATACAGATCAGGTAGGACATGTAATGGATTTCATGACTACTTTTGTCGAATTAGCCAATGCCAAATATCCAGAGAAGTATAAGGGCAACAGTATTAAACCGATGCAAGGCCTGAGCCTGGTGCCTGCCTTAAAAGGAAAAGTTTCAAATGGCCACGAAATTTTATTTAATGAGCATTTTAATGCAAGTTTCGTACGTGCCGGAGATTGGAAAATGGTGAATTTATCTGATGATTCTACCTGGCATCTTTACAATATTAAAAGTGATAGAACGGAGCTGAATGATGTAGCCGCCCAACATCCTGATAAGGTAAAAGAGCTGACTGCAAAATGGCAGGCCTTGGCGAAGGAAAACCACGTGCTGCCGAAGCGATAA
- a CDS encoding ROK family protein: MNLTLLNHLISERSDKQAVHKHQLIKHLFNLSAASVSSLCEVMDMSTPSILKLLTALIEEGWVEKKGYGVSIGGRKPDLYRLKDKKILILCIDIELFHTKIAIIDNNYNLVTEVKTFLLPISKSRTDFFHILNTELQGFLKSSAIDHKQLIGCSVGMPGLIDAEKGENYSYFLNDVENTSLTEAFEKILNLPVVIQNDVNGSSMAEFTHGMAKGKKNVLVLLMDWGVGLGIIMDGKLRRGNCGFSGELGHIPFVENGVLCYCGKHGCLETVASGNALSEMAKEGILSGKNSMLNKLTNEELERIEPAVIIKAANKGDQYAIQLLSNVGTYMGKGISMLIQLFNPELIVLSGKIAEAKQYITLPMQQAINMYCMTQIREKTTIASSELGENSRLLGYTASGIDQFLEACIKKAKKLKK, translated from the coding sequence ATGAATCTTACCCTATTAAATCACTTAATATCAGAACGCAGCGATAAACAGGCCGTGCATAAACACCAGCTCATTAAACATCTTTTTAATTTGAGCGCGGCTTCAGTTTCTTCCTTATGCGAAGTGATGGATATGAGTACCCCCAGTATATTGAAACTATTAACCGCACTGATAGAGGAGGGATGGGTTGAGAAGAAGGGTTATGGTGTATCGATAGGCGGACGAAAACCAGACCTTTACCGTTTGAAAGACAAAAAAATCCTCATATTGTGCATCGATATTGAGTTATTTCATACTAAAATTGCCATTATCGACAACAATTATAACCTGGTGACAGAAGTCAAAACCTTCCTGCTCCCCATTTCAAAAAGCCGGACCGATTTTTTCCATATTTTAAACACAGAATTGCAGGGTTTCTTAAAATCTTCAGCAATTGATCACAAACAGTTAATTGGATGTAGCGTGGGCATGCCCGGCTTAATCGACGCAGAAAAGGGTGAGAATTACAGTTACTTTTTAAACGACGTAGAAAACACTTCTTTAACGGAGGCTTTTGAAAAGATATTAAATTTACCTGTGGTAATCCAGAACGACGTAAATGGTTCATCAATGGCCGAATTTACACATGGAATGGCTAAAGGCAAGAAAAATGTACTCGTACTATTAATGGATTGGGGCGTTGGTTTGGGCATTATCATGGACGGCAAGCTGAGGCGCGGCAACTGCGGTTTTTCAGGCGAACTCGGTCACATCCCTTTTGTTGAAAATGGGGTATTGTGCTATTGTGGCAAACATGGCTGTTTAGAAACCGTTGCTTCGGGAAATGCTTTATCGGAAATGGCTAAAGAAGGTATTTTATCAGGAAAAAACTCGATGCTTAACAAACTCACCAACGAGGAGCTAGAAAGAATTGAACCTGCCGTAATCATCAAAGCGGCCAACAAAGGCGATCAGTACGCCATCCAGTTATTATCGAATGTGGGTACCTATATGGGCAAAGGGATCTCGATGCTGATCCAGTTGTTTAACCCGGAACTGATTGTTTTAAGCGGCAAAATTGCCGAAGCAAAGCAGTATATTACTTTACCCATGCAACAGGCCATCAATATGTATTGCATGACGCAGATTCGGGAAAAAACCACCATTGCCTCTTCGGAGCTTGGCGAAAACTCAAGGTTGTTGGGTTATACTGCATCGGGTATTGATCAATTTCTGGAAGCCTGCATCAAAAAAGCCAAAAAGTTAAAGAAATAA
- a CDS encoding alpha/beta fold hydrolase produces the protein METYHKAGHEQVNGINMYYEVYGEGEIPLVLIHGGGSTIQSTFGRFIPYLAKCGKVIAVELQAHGRTSDRDQPESFAQDAKDVTTLLNQLKIAKANFLGFSNGGTTALHIAAHYPDVVNKIIVISANYQREGLIEGFYNGFGDATIDHMPEPLKAAFLAVNPDQMALQTMFEKDKQRMLDFVDLRDDDIRGIKSQALLMVADRDVIRAEHVVKMSKLISNAQLVILPGVHGAMIGENLNPDVSDKTIGITAHFVQTFLNQ, from the coding sequence ATGGAAACTTATCATAAAGCCGGACATGAGCAGGTAAATGGCATTAACATGTATTATGAAGTTTATGGCGAAGGAGAAATCCCTCTCGTATTAATCCATGGCGGCGGCTCCACCATTCAATCAACATTCGGCAGGTTTATTCCTTATTTGGCCAAATGCGGCAAGGTAATAGCAGTTGAACTTCAGGCCCATGGACGAACCAGCGACCGCGACCAGCCAGAATCTTTTGCCCAGGATGCAAAAGATGTGACCACTTTATTAAATCAACTCAAAATAGCAAAGGCTAATTTTTTGGGTTTTAGTAATGGAGGAACAACTGCGCTACACATTGCTGCCCATTATCCCGATGTAGTAAATAAAATCATTGTGATATCTGCTAATTACCAACGGGAAGGTTTAATTGAAGGTTTTTATAATGGCTTTGGAGATGCTACTATCGACCACATGCCTGAACCACTGAAAGCAGCTTTCTTAGCTGTAAATCCAGATCAAATGGCATTGCAAACCATGTTTGAGAAAGACAAACAGCGGATGCTCGATTTTGTTGACCTTCGTGATGACGATATTAGGGGAATCAAATCCCAGGCCTTATTAATGGTAGCAGACCGTGATGTAATCAGAGCTGAACATGTGGTAAAAATGTCGAAATTGATTTCAAATGCACAGTTGGTTATATTGCCTGGCGTGCATGGTGCCATGATTGGCGAAAACCTGAACCCGGATGTAAGCGATAAAACGATCGGGATTACGGCGCACTTTGTACAGACTTTTTTGAATCAATAA